One stretch of Chitinophaga pendula DNA includes these proteins:
- a CDS encoding carboxypeptidase-like regulatory domain-containing protein has product MNNIGSSVFRALVILLVVLFPCRSLWAQTIKGTLYDGKTGEPIPYASIGIKNKSRGGIAERTGYYSVNIAGMSPQDSIVFSHIGYVTMAFRLADIDPSKKMDIRLKPRDQVLAGVTVTALRDVLMFGSDKATSRFTGWGDYSSSRGRARGIQITPKEYPVKIVSFACRIKHNTFDSVKVRFNILKKVEGEEQLKEVLHQNIYFDIPHNAKWVTLDLAPYNIILSDTVVIALEWVDSWAQPKKPGESSDMFTIALSKEHGYTYERNTPNELPTLRQSMELPAMYLKGYRVATADK; this is encoded by the coding sequence ATGAACAATATTGGCTCCTCCGTTTTTCGCGCATTAGTTATTCTCCTAGTAGTCCTGTTCCCATGTAGGTCGCTATGGGCACAAACCATAAAAGGAACACTCTATGACGGGAAAACAGGAGAACCTATTCCATATGCCAGCATCGGTATTAAAAATAAAAGCAGGGGAGGGATTGCTGAAAGAACAGGTTATTACTCAGTGAATATAGCTGGCATGTCTCCACAGGACTCCATCGTATTTAGCCATATAGGATATGTAACTATGGCATTCCGCCTGGCAGATATCGACCCTTCAAAAAAGATGGATATCCGTCTAAAACCCCGTGACCAGGTGCTGGCTGGTGTGACCGTCACCGCGTTAAGGGACGTGCTGATGTTCGGAAGCGACAAAGCCACGTCCCGGTTTACCGGTTGGGGTGATTACTCAAGCTCAAGAGGCCGGGCCAGGGGAATACAGATAACACCTAAAGAATATCCCGTCAAAATAGTGTCCTTCGCCTGCCGGATTAAACACAATACCTTCGACAGCGTAAAAGTGCGGTTTAATATCCTGAAGAAAGTAGAAGGAGAGGAGCAACTGAAAGAAGTATTACACCAGAACATCTATTTTGATATTCCTCATAATGCAAAGTGGGTCACCCTGGACCTGGCTCCCTACAATATCATATTATCAGACACAGTTGTAATCGCCCTGGAATGGGTCGATTCCTGGGCACAGCCTAAAAAACCGGGAGAGAGTTCCGATATGTTCACCATCGCATTAAGTAAAGAACACGGATACACTTATGAACGCAATACCCCCAACGAATTACCCACACTTAGACAATCAATGGAATTACCCGCTATGTACCTGAAGGGCTACAGGGTTGCAACAGCAGATAAATAA
- a CDS encoding glycosyltransferase has protein sequence MHVTIIGKNNNGGLEKDKLIVTALLQQHDIQVEFRNLDDFIPMPTHTDLCIHLEIVDERCFAKTNILVPNQEWFMRDWIKYLDRYDAIFCKSHYAYEIFSTYHSNVKYTGFTSLDCYHEIVKLKECFHSSGKSRAKGTQVLINAFATFDRARMHIVTHHTDYTRYDNQQVSYYDRMTAEEYDKFRNRFLIHICPSVVEGFGHCINEAKACGAVVLTTNFPPMNELSDHFLIPIEKAYVLPDRLGGIVSINPSSITEVLDKLLQRDDLYEIGQENRRSFLHNDQLFREQFMHALYTL, from the coding sequence ATGCATGTCACAATAATTGGCAAGAATAATAATGGCGGCCTGGAAAAAGACAAACTTATAGTAACCGCTCTGCTACAACAACACGATATACAGGTCGAATTCCGCAACCTGGACGATTTTATACCTATGCCCACACACACAGATCTTTGTATACATCTCGAGATCGTGGATGAACGTTGTTTCGCGAAAACCAATATCCTGGTACCCAACCAGGAATGGTTCATGCGCGATTGGATAAAATATCTGGACCGGTATGATGCGATATTCTGCAAGTCCCATTACGCCTACGAGATTTTTAGTACTTATCACAGTAATGTAAAATATACTGGCTTTACTTCACTGGATTGTTATCATGAAATTGTTAAGCTGAAAGAATGTTTTCATTCCTCAGGAAAGTCTCGGGCAAAAGGAACACAAGTGCTCATCAATGCCTTTGCTACCTTCGACAGAGCCAGAATGCATATCGTAACACATCATACCGACTATACCAGATACGATAACCAGCAAGTATCTTATTATGATCGTATGACGGCAGAAGAGTATGACAAGTTCAGAAACCGCTTCCTGATTCATATATGCCCTTCTGTAGTAGAGGGTTTTGGCCACTGCATAAATGAAGCGAAAGCATGCGGCGCCGTCGTGTTGACTACCAACTTTCCGCCCATGAACGAACTGTCAGATCATTTTCTGATACCTATAGAAAAAGCATATGTTTTACCAGACAGGTTAGGGGGGATTGTCAGCATCAACCCCTCCTCCATAACAGAAGTCCTGGATAAACTATTGCAACGGGATGATCTGTATGAAATAGGTCAGGAGAACAGGCGATCCTTTCTGCACAATGACCAGCTTTTCCGCGAACAGTTTATGCACGCACTGTACACGTTGTAA
- a CDS encoding LicD family protein, with protein sequence MLVYKIPLLNTQKVAGNVIPSFDLSGGSLNVIDMLPEKNKQALEVETNWHTNRYGFDIPASDVENYQLHYAAWQSFKEREEEWCLIIDESVKLETTLADILERIQELPAGWDVYFPFDRFRIHEKQKEQIQIHNKSLLNPNKREYNDFLPFVLGFEWGNSIYFLSRNGVDKLLMSDVVKQRVDDEIISLSIRKLIDAFFDEVAWFNYEEQPKVVTKDRDNDILNAIMKNSRWSVESKTQIRTILGIMSEVGERLHIDLLLQGGSHLGYIRHGGIMPWDDDVDLGIEERHLEKFLQEIENNTPLKHGRFIEESTGFPFYKIWLEDTATIEEREYNFPFVDLWMFKVVKDDLVFWNGIICPNSARYPLENVCFEGVNFKMTANSMEVLDSRYRTWRSGIRVYNYHHSLEKSKGFSLRVPVALDENGRIILPHE encoded by the coding sequence ATGTTAGTATATAAGATACCACTCCTAAACACCCAGAAAGTAGCGGGCAACGTTATTCCATCATTTGACCTGTCTGGAGGATCACTAAATGTGATCGACATGCTACCTGAAAAGAATAAGCAGGCTTTAGAGGTAGAAACCAACTGGCATACCAATAGGTACGGATTCGACATCCCTGCCTCTGATGTTGAAAATTACCAACTGCACTATGCAGCATGGCAATCCTTTAAGGAAAGAGAAGAAGAGTGGTGCCTGATCATAGATGAGTCCGTGAAACTGGAAACCACCTTAGCAGATATACTGGAACGGATACAGGAGTTACCGGCTGGATGGGATGTGTATTTCCCGTTTGACAGGTTCCGTATCCATGAGAAACAAAAAGAACAGATCCAGATACATAATAAGTCTTTATTGAATCCCAATAAGCGGGAATATAATGACTTCTTACCCTTCGTACTGGGCTTTGAGTGGGGCAATAGTATCTATTTCCTGAGCCGGAACGGCGTAGACAAACTGCTCATGTCAGATGTAGTCAAACAACGGGTAGATGACGAGATCATTAGCTTATCCATCAGGAAGCTGATCGATGCCTTTTTTGATGAAGTCGCCTGGTTTAATTACGAAGAACAGCCTAAAGTAGTAACAAAAGACAGGGACAATGATATATTAAATGCAATCATGAAAAATAGCCGCTGGTCTGTAGAAAGCAAAACGCAGATCAGGACCATATTGGGTATCATGAGTGAAGTGGGAGAACGACTGCATATCGACCTCCTGCTACAGGGAGGATCACATCTTGGATATATCAGGCATGGAGGGATCATGCCCTGGGATGACGATGTAGACCTGGGTATAGAAGAACGCCACCTGGAGAAATTCTTACAGGAGATTGAAAACAATACTCCACTGAAACATGGCCGGTTTATCGAAGAATCTACCGGTTTCCCCTTTTATAAGATCTGGCTGGAAGACACTGCCACTATCGAAGAACGTGAATATAACTTTCCTTTTGTTGATCTCTGGATGTTCAAGGTAGTAAAGGATGACCTGGTTTTCTGGAACGGGATCATCTGCCCTAACTCCGCCAGGTATCCCCTGGAGAATGTTTGTTTTGAAGGTGTCAACTTCAAAATGACCGCTAATTCTATGGAAGTCCTGGATTCCAGGTACAGGACCTGGAGAAGCGGCATACGGGTGTATAATTACCACCATAGCTTGGAAAAAAGCAAGGGATTTTCACTGAGAGTACCCGTTGCCTTGGACGAAAATGGCAGGATTATATTACCTCACGAATGA